Within the Glycine soja cultivar W05 chromosome 3, ASM419377v2, whole genome shotgun sequence genome, the region GTGACAGCACAAAACTAAGGAAAAAACTTGATCCCAAATTTTAATCGCATAACCTAATTCCAGCGGCTAGACAACACTGCATTCTATAAAAATAATCTATCTACTAAATACCAACGAAAAACTAAATGAAGGATAGAGTATATAACAGTAAATCAGGGAAGAAAGTTCAATAAGTAATCAATATTAAACCGAAATCTTTCAACCACACAATTCATTGGCTTTGAATAGTACTActttaaccaaaaataaaaatgacaaaactaAGGAACTCTAATTCGACAATATGTTCCGAACAAAGGTTTAAAAACCCTAACAATTAATCAAAGAGACTGAATCCCATATCCTGCATCACAAACAAACAGAAAACGAAACAATCAGATACTTCTCAAAACAAACCAAGCCATTGCGGTACATAACATAACATAACCTAattagaaaagtaaaaaaaagcgGCATTGACATATTTGTGTTGAATCCAAATCTAACAAAGTACAACTATTAAATAGAGTTAAAAAGaattagattgaaaaaaaacttACGTCATCCGATTCCTCCTTCTCTTCAACCTTTTCCTCCTTCTTCGATTCGGCGGCAGCCGGTGCAGCAGGGCCACCGCCGGGAGCGGCAGCAACGGCAACGGCGGCGCCACCGCCAGAAGGCACGGAGGCCAGCTTTTCCCTACCGGAGGCGATAAGCTCCACAATGTCTTTGCCCTTAACTTCAGACAAGAAGTTGCTGATGTTGTCATCGTTCGCGTCAGCTCCAACTGAACATCGAATATTCAAAGCCAAatcaaatcatatataaaatttaaattcgcGCCGTTGAACAAATAAGTCGctaaaattaaatcttaaaaaaataacgaaaaggaaaaacaaaagtgtACCGGAGCCAAGGATGTCCCTCAAGTCATCGGCGGAAGGGGCTGCGTTGCCTCCCAAAACGGCGAGCAAGTAGGCGGCGATGACCTTCATTTTGCGCCGGAATGTTAATATGTGGCAGAACTGAGAGTGAAGGGAAGGTGAAGGCGAAGGAAGATAGGTTATGAATTCTGTGATTTCATAAATAGGGTTTAGGGCTCCCTTCGGCTCAATGATCGGGTTCTagggttttgatttttttacccATGGGCTATGTATTACATTTGATCCAACAAATGTTTTGGGTCACAAACAGGCTGCCTCGGGTGTTGCTACTTGCACTCTGCAATTGCGCAATTTTCTCATTTTCCGTAAGTCTCATAGGAATTAGCCAATTTATATGAGGCTTATGGGTTAGcccgtaagtttttttttttaattttttgtaaaaatatattttacgaattattttaaaaattaatggcTCAAACAGAAGTTGAACCTGTGACTTTCGTGTTATTAACATAACATTCTAACCAACTgagttaataaatataaaataaataatattgctatatatattactaaaatttataatgtatatttaatgcgcaagtaaatttaaataataaattttgtgacaattaattttgatataataattaatatatttacatatataaattgtaaataaaaatcatacgtttattaacataaatctactaatgtatttttgactttattataattgattttgatctaataatatatttttttacatatataaattttaaataaaaatcataagtttcataaaaatttatatatataaacatattaattattatatcaaaattaattgtcataaaatttattatttaaatttatatgcgcattaaatatacattaaaaaatttaatattatatataacaacattatttattttataacataattatcaTATTAGTTAAGTTGGTTAAAACTCATGCTAATAACGTCACTTTACCTTTTCTGTAGAGTTATTATCCCATTCCTATTATTGTTATTCACCACCCATGTGGGTactgtatattttttctttatcatttgaATGGCTATAAAACGAAGTGTCCCTTGTCCAGCTTGCTTGTTTGAAAGTCTAGAAGAACATCATATCCACTAATTAAGGCAGTGAGTGGGGCACTCTTTTGATGATGACTCTCACATTATGAACACGACACGGACACACGTAAACACTTGACCAAATATAGAATGCAGTATGAATGTCTTGTTGCTGTCAGACACTTGACACAGACGAGTGGGACATGACAAGGGACGTGTTTCATAGCTCACACACTAATTGAGTTAGCGAACTACTGTGATCAAGATATAAATCACACCTACCAGTGATTTGTTTTTGTCACTAGTCTCTTCCATGGAAGTTGAAACTCACTCCCTCTCCCCCACCTTTGAATTAATCCACCTTCTCTCCCAATCCACCACCGACACCTACTTCCCTCCCAATAATGCCGCCAACCAACCTTCTCTCGGCCACGCCACCGCCGTGCTCAAGCTGCAAAAGGTCTACCGTACCCGCCTTGCAGGTTGGCCGACTCCGCCGTTGTTGCCGAGGAGGTATGTTCCGCatacagacacacacacacatatatatatatttcctccATCAACCGTTACTACTActagaaattattatatggtTGGAGATCACATGTCTTCACATGTCACATAATCAAAATTTCAGTTTATAAATAAAACTCTACTATAAAAATAGATCGTGTGTCACGTAAAGATACACGTGAATTTATGATAGTCAGGAAGGTAGATAATTATATTTCTCCTTTATATTACTTCCTCGTGTagtgattattttaattaatatatattacttgAAGGTGGCAAGCCATAGACTATGTAAGGCTAAACCACAGCACCATCTCGTTCTTTAATTTGCCGGAAACTGCTGCGTCGTGCTGGAGTCGGGTTAAATTGAACGCTGccaaggtatatatatatatcgcatatCGATTCTGTCTTGTAGTTtagctaataattaattttggtaCAACAAATAGCTAAAGTCCAAATACTTTATGTTATGTTGTTGCGGGTCTTATGCTTTTGGCTTCGATTATTTGCGCAGGTGGGTAAAGGTTTGTCCAAGGATGCCATTGCACAAAAGTGTTGGCTTTCCAGCATTGGATCGAAGCTGTGAGTgtgttattattactattatcatATCATTATTGACCTGttagtttattttttgatttaaatatttttctgtgCTTATTCTAGATTGATCCACGACATCGCTATGGACATAACTTACAATACTACTATAAAGAATGGTGTAAAGCAAATGCTGGTCagccgtttttttttttattggtaagaTTATTTTACTTGATTGAAACTGAAAGAAAGGTTGTCACTGTTTCTAACCTTGGGTTAAGATTTAACCGGGTTTGTTGTGATTTGAGTTGGCAAATGAAGCAATCATTCAGGAACCCGTGTCTGTTCTATAGTTGGTCGTGTGTTTTTGTGTGTACAGATTTTTCACCTGCGTATGTTGTTTCAGTACAATAAGTTGAACTGTCTGGTCCATTTCTTCGTAATTAGAAGCTTTATACGGACAAACGTCATAAACTAGAAATTTCTAAACTCCTAATGGCGTTGTTATTTGATGTTTTCATTGTGGGAACAGGGAAATCTTGTTGTTATCATACACTTGTGCGGATCAGCATCTAATTAATCACCTCAAGTTTCTCCATACCATATACTATCACTAATTATGCTTTTGTATTCAAATATGATTTatcatttacaaattatttgtatggaattgaaaaattgaaatggaTATTTATATCTAGTTTACTATCACACGGCTTATATCATAGTGGCGTTAAGGTGTTGAGTATGATGGAAAGGGGGAGAAACAGAGGACATAGTTTGGTTTGTGTcactgaaattttttatttcttttcctgcAGGTTGGATTTAGGAAATAGGAAGAATCTCTTGATCATGAACAATGCTCTCGATCAAAGCTTCAAAAACAATGCATTAAGTATCTGGGACCTGTATGTGCATCTCTGATTTGGttgtgtgtgaatatatatctatatatatatatatacatatatatatatatatatatatatatatatatatatatatttgaggtTGTTTGACATgttcttattttatattgtttgttCTACTGgttcttattttcttaaattagcAAGAGAGAGAACAATATGAATACATTGTGCGTGAGGGCAAAATTATCAACAAGCAATATGGAGATTTGTTTCATACAAATGAAGATTCTGAAGATGCAAAATGGATATTTGTAATGAGCACCTCTAAGAAACTTTATGCTGGCAAGGTAACAATTCAAGCGCAGTTACTTTTTAAAGttacttattttctttaaagaCAATTACCATGTCTTTCTTGTACCACTAATACATTGCATTAACCTTCTAGAAAAAGAAGGGATTATTTCATCATTCTAGTTTTTTGGCTGGAGGAACTACATTAGCTGCTGGAAGGCTGGTGGCAGAGAATGGAATTCTTAAGGTGAATTAATTTCATAGGTTGCATGATTAAACTATTGTGCTAATGGAACTTCTTATGATATTTGCCTGCTAGCTTTTATAGTGACAAGGAAATAGTGGATTGCAAATGTGACAAGTCCAATTTATGTGAATTGCAAATGTCTGATTATCAATGGCACAATGACTTTGATTTTTCCGTCTATCTCGGCTTATAGTGGACACTACCGGCCAACGGATGACACTCTAGACAGTTTCTTATCATATCTCAAGGAAAATGGCGTCAAGCTTGATGAAGTTGAGGTAATTGATCTGCATTGGGTTATTTTCTGTACAAGTAAATTGCAGTAATTATAGATTTTGTCAAAATGTCTTCAATACGTACCTTGATCATTTAGCATTTTCTGTAGTTGATTTGGGTTATATTATATCatagtattttttgttattatagatAATGTTTATGGTCATGATTATGCAGGGCTTAAACACTTAATACTTGAAGTGAAGACTAGGTGCaatcacttatatattttaataactcTGATTCATGGTTTCAGTTGCACAAGGCAAATGAGGACTCTGATATATATGAGGAGAGCAATGTTATTGAAAAACAGCAACCTCTGAAGTGTCAAGCATTGGTAAAATGTATGTGCCTGAAATATCTGAGGGAGCTACCAATACTCGATCCTCAGTTGAGGAGGATCCTCAATCTGAATCTGTTACTTATTCAAGGACTTTATCAGGTGGTCTTCAGAGTCCGAGAGCTGTGGTGCCTAAGACTGCAATATTGCAAAGAATCAATTCCAAGAAGGCTTCGAAGTCCTATCAGTTAGGGCACCAACTTTCGCTTAAATGGTCAACAGGAGCTGGACCTAGAATTGGGTGTGTGGCAGATTACCCTATAGAACTTAGAACACAAGCCTACCCCTTCTTCATACATGCGAATGGGCGGCCTTGTATTGCCTTCTCCTTATCCATCCTCTAGTAACATTAATGAGACTTGTATTAATTGATTTAGAGTTGGCATtgattaaggaattaaaaagaaaaaagtttttattgtgaataaaaaactttaaaaaagtcaaagcataatataattttgtgtattttaataatttttttaattttatagtcaATATCTTAAAAACACTggttaatatttatcatttatttatatgtaataaaCTTGTTAAACTCTTTTTCTCGATGTTGCTTTAGGTTTTAAAAGTCAAGCTTAAAGGTACTTTAGaaattaatattgaaaaataattattctttatATCATCTTAACTTCCTTTCTTTTAGGACTTGATGTTTGTTAACTCGTTAGCAAGTATATcaatttgtcacaagtagtaaacttATAATGAAAGTGTAAGTCTTGAGTCCACATGAACTTTATATGTATTTGAGTTGTATACTCAATTTGTAAATAAGAGATAAGAATTtgtgataaagataaaaagaaagaaataatttgaaattaaaaagagtAACAAAATAAGCAAGAGTAACggcaaaatataatttcataatttaaatatgcTGGGGCCTAGCATGCTTAACTAcccttgatgtaatattaatgtTTTCTCTATTAAATGCTTTCCCAATTTCCACTCATATTTATCACTCAACCCTAATCTCTCACGATGAAGagcttaatttatatattatctcCCCAAAATCCCTTTGCAAAGATTTAATAGTAAATCGTATTAAGCATGAAGATTTGTACAGAGACAAAACAAAGTCATTTTATTCCTAACAATGAATTGTTTAGATGTCATTTTCCAGTTCTTTCGAAAGTACCATTTCTCAATGTATAACtcctaaaactgatgcatggaTGATCATACCATATaataaagatgaagagaaaaaaaaaagcaatagaaacataaattacatttaataGATAATAAGAACAATTCCATTATAAGGGTGTTGGCCTGTCAGGATCCCAACCATGAGGTTTAACCTCTCATAgtcatgagagactttacaTATCAGGGGCTAATGTGGATGAAAGAAGGAGCTTGATGACTAATAGAAAAGAAGAGAGGAATGActaaagaaggagggtttctctTAAGGGATAGACTAAGACTTTGGATAGCTCTGAAACTCGGTGTGTCTTTTTCTTCTGCTTCCTCCTTCTTATATAGGTTTCAGGTAGCTTACTTTTCATGCTTAGCACGGGttttcgcgctaagcgcgtctTTGGACTTTGCTGTAAGCTTTTTTCGCGCTAAGCCTAGAGTGCACGCTGAACAAACTGTCTAATTCTTTCAACTTTGTttcaaagcttttttttttttcaatttttcctctaaagcacttgaaatcttctttttttaacttctgttaataaaaaattataaaaatgttaatttcttcaatatttcattaaaaacagtaataaagtaaagaaattacaatcattattaatcaaaattgattatcaaattaactcaaattttacaattatcAATGTTATCCTATGAGGTTCAATCCTTGTCATATGATCTCTCTGGccacatgtttttctttctcccactaaACTTGAAGAGATGTTTGATATGACCACCAATTGTGGAAATTTTATGCTAGATTAAGGTGACATTTAGATGACCTTATTTCAGTTACTTGAATTTATATGCAAGTAATTTGTAACATAAGAAAAATGACTATAtaataaaagtgtaaaaaaatttacactatcATCTAATCAccgattatatataataattttattggcttttttaataattatattaaaaattatattaatcataatttatgattgattaaCCGTGTAAATCTGTATATGAAAAAGgtataattttataagaactTATCAACAAGCACTTAATTAAACTATTGAACTAAACGTGCTCTAATGAGATGCTACTGTACATGGTTGGTAGCTAGATATTGTGTGTCGTAATTCTGCACGAATTAGCCCTACATTGTCACCAGATATTATGTATCCG harbors:
- the LOC114407183 gene encoding 60S acidic ribosomal protein P2-4-like translates to MKVIAAYLLAVLGGNAAPSADDLRDILGSVGADANDDNISNFLSEVKGKDIVELIASGREKLASVPSGGGAAVAVAAAPGGGPAAPAAAESKKEEKVEEKEESDDDMGFSLFD